The following proteins are encoded in a genomic region of Deinococcus misasensis DSM 22328:
- a CDS encoding ATP-binding cassette domain-containing protein yields the protein MGNVILAVMSSVLMALLGVGLMTSSGYLLSRAWERPETILLLMPIVTTVRFFGIGRAALRYAERLMSHEVTLQRIETTRLQVMRSFLVNSTYRLLGKERHDQLESIRRDTEILQNRFLTVTLPAVVVWTVTVLGGVGLFLIVGTQGALLWSGVAFLMLVVLPFWIRRNLFPLAQSLQTLRHQRSQQHRLQLAHKIELRFLNLPLEQQTETLDAQIRMLEVQIKRVQTTALVVRELALGGTLAFLLWQIALSQVPEVWMAGLWLGLVAASDVQVAFLNSVTEQVKVTLIRLPEPAPEQLQTAPTGETLAFVLPSGAQVTVKPGDRILITGPSGAGKSTLFEKLLGFRPLEAREATLDGQDLSGNTSRGELFAWAPQEPYLLDASLQENLGGFDERLVQQLDLPEDLAPETLLGEGGRNLSGGEKARLQLLRALLRPSPFLLLDEPTAHLDARTAARTLKALDQSAGKRAVVVITHEPEGFGPQWKRVEFAL from the coding sequence ATGGGTAATGTGATTCTGGCGGTCATGAGCAGTGTCCTGATGGCCCTTTTAGGGGTGGGTCTGATGACCTCCAGCGGATACCTGCTCTCCAGAGCGTGGGAACGCCCCGAGACGATTTTGCTGTTGATGCCCATCGTAACCACCGTGCGGTTTTTCGGGATTGGGCGGGCAGCGTTGCGTTATGCAGAACGGTTGATGTCCCATGAAGTCACCTTGCAGCGCATCGAAACCACCCGTTTGCAGGTGATGCGGTCTTTTCTGGTGAACTCCACCTACCGTTTGCTGGGCAAAGAACGGCACGATCAACTGGAAAGCATCCGGCGCGACACCGAAATCCTGCAAAACCGCTTTCTGACCGTCACCCTGCCTGCGGTGGTGGTCTGGACGGTGACGGTGCTCGGTGGGGTTGGGCTGTTTTTGATTGTGGGCACTCAGGGTGCCTTGCTCTGGTCTGGTGTGGCCTTTTTGATGCTGGTGGTTTTGCCCTTCTGGATCAGAAGAAATCTGTTTCCTCTGGCCCAGAGCCTGCAAACCCTCAGGCACCAGAGAAGCCAGCAGCACCGCTTGCAGCTGGCCCACAAAATCGAACTTCGCTTTCTGAATTTGCCTCTGGAACAGCAAACCGAAACCCTTGATGCCCAGATCCGCATGCTGGAAGTGCAGATCAAGCGGGTGCAAACCACCGCTCTGGTGGTCCGTGAACTGGCACTGGGAGGCACGCTGGCCTTTTTGCTGTGGCAGATTGCCCTCTCGCAGGTGCCAGAGGTGTGGATGGCAGGCCTCTGGTTGGGTCTGGTGGCTGCCAGTGATGTGCAGGTGGCTTTCCTGAACAGTGTCACCGAGCAGGTGAAAGTGACTTTGATCCGGTTGCCAGAGCCTGCTCCTGAACAGCTTCAAACGGCACCCACAGGTGAAACCCTTGCCTTTGTTTTGCCCTCTGGAGCACAGGTGACTGTGAAACCCGGCGACCGCATCCTGATCACTGGCCCGAGTGGAGCGGGAAAAAGCACCCTCTTTGAAAAACTGCTGGGGTTCCGACCTCTGGAAGCCAGAGAAGCCACACTGGACGGGCAAGACCTTTCTGGAAACACCTCCAGAGGCGAACTGTTTGCATGGGCACCGCAAGAGCCTTACCTGCTGGACGCCTCTTTACAGGAAAACCTCGGGGGGTTTGATGAACGGCTGGTCCAGCAACTGGATTTACCAGAAGACCTTGCCCCTGAAACCCTGCTGGGAGAGGGAGGACGCAACCTCTCTGGGGGCGAAAAAGCCCGCCTGCAACTTTTGAGGGCTTTGCTGCGCCCTTCCCCGTTTCTGCTGCTGGATGAACCCACCGCCCACCTCGATGCGCGCACCGCAGCCCGAACCCTCAAAGCTCTGGACCAGAGCGCTGGAAAACGGGCCGTGGTGGTGATCACCCATGAACCCGAGGGTTTCGGTCCCCAGTGGAAACGCGTTGAATTTGCGCTCTGA
- a CDS encoding cold-shock protein produces MPVGRVKWFNAEKGFGFIEHPGNPDVFAHYSAIKSQGFRKLNEGDEVEFEVEEGQRGKGPQAKNIVVTKAAPESGNSRPQRQSRW; encoded by the coding sequence ATGCCAGTAGGTCGAGTCAAGTGGTTTAACGCAGAAAAAGGATTTGGATTCATCGAGCACCCCGGCAACCCCGACGTGTTCGCCCATTACAGTGCCATTAAGAGCCAGGGCTTCCGCAAGCTCAACGAAGGCGACGAAGTTGAATTCGAAGTTGAAGAAGGCCAACGCGGCAAAGGCCCACAAGCCAAAAACATTGTGGTGACCAAAGCTGCCCCCGAGAGCGGCAACAGCCGTCCCCAGCGCCAATCCCGCTGGTAA
- a CDS encoding endo-1,4-beta-xylanase, with amino-acid sequence MKNQLILLGLLIGTSSAQGLKDLAAPRNLDVGAAINMFQLMDNPDYTDILEKDFNVVVAENAMKMDASQPQRGEFNFALGDLLSSYAQKNNMKLRGHTLLWHEQVPKWMTDGNFGKDELEEVMKNHIQTVASHYKGRVYAWDVVNEAISDSGGMRDTLWRRTLGDDFIARAFRYAREADPNAKLFYNDYNSETMNRKSNDIFEMVKKLKADGVPIDGVGMQMHLTLVAPPSITEIQQNMKRLEGLGLEVHITEFDVRTTGFMGTVAERNAATAKLYKDVVNVCLQAKNCTTFIVWGVTDGQSWLKAGSPLMWDAFFKPNPAYFAVQEALQGK; translated from the coding sequence ATGAAAAACCAGCTCATCCTGCTTGGCCTCTTGATTGGAACGTCATCCGCACAGGGCCTCAAAGATCTGGCAGCACCGCGAAATCTGGATGTGGGCGCAGCCATCAACATGTTCCAACTCATGGACAACCCCGATTACACCGACATCCTTGAAAAAGACTTCAACGTGGTGGTTGCCGAAAACGCCATGAAGATGGACGCCAGCCAGCCCCAGAGGGGAGAATTCAATTTTGCCCTCGGAGATTTGCTTTCCAGTTATGCCCAGAAGAACAACATGAAACTGCGTGGGCACACCCTGCTCTGGCACGAACAGGTCCCCAAATGGATGACGGACGGCAACTTCGGCAAAGATGAACTGGAAGAGGTCATGAAAAACCACATCCAGACGGTGGCCAGCCATTACAAAGGCAGGGTTTACGCGTGGGATGTGGTCAATGAAGCCATCTCTGACTCGGGAGGCATGAGGGACACCCTGTGGCGCAGAACCCTCGGGGACGATTTCATTGCGAGGGCTTTCCGGTATGCCAGAGAAGCCGACCCCAACGCCAAGCTGTTTTACAACGACTACAACAGCGAAACCATGAACCGCAAATCCAACGACATTTTTGAGATGGTCAAAAAACTCAAGGCCGATGGGGTCCCCATCGATGGGGTGGGCATGCAAATGCACCTGACGCTGGTGGCCCCGCCCAGCATCACGGAAATCCAGCAGAACATGAAACGCCTTGAAGGCCTCGGGTTGGAGGTGCACATCACCGAATTTGATGTGCGAACCACCGGATTCATGGGCACTGTGGCAGAGCGCAATGCAGCCACAGCCAAACTGTACAAAGATGTGGTGAATGTCTGCTTGCAGGCCAAGAACTGCACCACATTCATCGTGTGGGGTGTGACGGACGGGCAATCGTGGCTGAAAGCTGGATCTCCCTTGATGTGGGACGCTTTCTTCAAGCCCAACCCAGCATATTTTGCTGTTCAGGAAGCCTTGCAGGGGAAATGA
- a CDS encoding GGDEF domain-containing protein, translated as MLKLNPDRLQTFKWAGLFVLGGLGLAFPGNHQSWLWTLPLLVVLVAFVNTPITLNWGLGKLGVILFSVAQVAFFLDVPVVGHLLNLLAYGLWGVQLFRQDEKWRSGMALSVYLPMLLGVLATLTLLPEVHWTALYPVLDLMLLGLALPSIQSFIEGRTSLGRSIWIVALLGLLITHLTETFMVEPERTIPDGLLIYTLICAALASGVRLEEARHRDSLTPITASLFVLLVVQQQEVPQPLSILIFYGVFLGIGALVLALRNHQKLAQRQFLSFNNALLSMLEQRNQQQNFQLEELSESLLHNIQHIVPELVGLRFDTEEPLLMGQSTTVQREEKVYLEGRPSCRVTFYFSEVPAQQHALETSVQAAKYVIQYAARQHAMQAQLNVDPLTGASNQRAVPAIVNRYESLSSRQQLPVTVCLLDLDHFRKINEKNGHEVGDRALKLISTLIRKQLRGEDDMVRWGNDEFMVFLYNCTPEQAQGILNRVRQKMRLFSQDRLGFAVGFSVGVAGGTVQLQGDLNKWMLSADLLLLEAKARGRNQTLSGT; from the coding sequence GTGCTGAAGTTGAATCCAGACCGTCTGCAAACTTTCAAATGGGCAGGGTTGTTTGTGCTGGGAGGGCTGGGCCTGGCTTTTCCCGGAAACCACCAGAGCTGGCTCTGGACCTTGCCCTTGCTGGTGGTGCTGGTGGCCTTCGTGAACACCCCCATCACCCTGAACTGGGGTCTCGGGAAACTGGGGGTGATCCTGTTCAGCGTGGCTCAGGTGGCCTTTTTTCTGGATGTTCCGGTGGTCGGACACCTGCTGAACCTGCTGGCCTACGGCCTGTGGGGGGTGCAACTGTTCAGGCAGGACGAAAAGTGGCGCTCTGGCATGGCCCTCAGCGTGTACCTGCCGATGCTGCTCGGGGTGCTGGCCACCCTGACCCTGCTGCCAGAGGTCCACTGGACCGCGCTGTACCCTGTGCTGGACCTCATGCTGCTGGGTCTGGCCCTGCCTTCCATCCAGTCGTTCATTGAAGGGCGCACCAGTCTGGGCAGGTCCATCTGGATTGTGGCTTTGCTGGGACTCTTGATCACCCACCTGACCGAAACGTTCATGGTAGAGCCCGAGCGGACCATTCCAGATGGGTTGCTGATTTACACCCTGATCTGTGCAGCGCTCGCCTCTGGGGTGCGTCTGGAAGAGGCCCGACATCGGGACAGCTTGACCCCCATCACCGCTTCATTGTTTGTGCTGCTGGTGGTGCAGCAACAGGAAGTGCCACAACCCCTCAGCATCCTGATTTTTTACGGGGTGTTTCTGGGCATCGGGGCTCTGGTGCTGGCCTTGCGCAACCACCAGAAACTGGCCCAGAGGCAATTCCTCAGCTTCAACAATGCCCTCTTGTCCATGCTGGAACAGCGCAACCAGCAGCAAAACTTCCAACTGGAAGAACTGTCCGAGAGCCTGCTGCACAACATCCAGCACATTGTTCCCGAATTGGTCGGTTTGCGCTTTGACACCGAAGAACCCCTCCTGATGGGCCAGAGCACCACCGTCCAGCGTGAAGAAAAAGTTTATCTGGAGGGCAGACCCTCTTGCCGGGTGACTTTCTATTTCAGCGAGGTACCCGCCCAGCAGCACGCTCTGGAAACCTCGGTGCAGGCTGCAAAGTACGTGATTCAGTACGCAGCACGGCAACACGCCATGCAAGCCCAACTGAATGTGGACCCCCTGACCGGAGCGAGCAACCAGAGGGCCGTCCCAGCCATCGTGAACCGTTATGAAAGCCTGTCCAGCAGACAGCAATTGCCTGTCACGGTGTGCCTGCTGGATCTGGACCACTTTCGCAAAATCAACGAGAAGAATGGCCACGAGGTGGGAGACCGGGCACTGAAACTGATCTCCACCCTGATCCGCAAACAATTGCGTGGCGAAGACGACATGGTGCGCTGGGGCAACGATGAATTCATGGTGTTCCTGTACAACTGCACCCCAGAGCAGGCGCAGGGCATCCTGAACCGCGTCCGGCAGAAAATGCGCCTGTTCAGTCAGGACCGACTCGGGTTTGCAGTGGGTTTTTCGGTGGGGGTGGCCGGGGGAACCGTGCAACTTCAGGGCGACCTGAACAAGTGGATGCTCAGTGCCGATCTGCTCTTGCTGGAAGCCAAAGCACGGGGCCGCAACCAGACCCTCTCGGGGACTTGA
- a CDS encoding FAD:protein FMN transferase: protein MGTPAQSLWLNRFLDRWSWTSRQRTHHLEQHYEGVLGTDLHLHIVAPSAKDARFAETQMLLEIERLENIYSRFLADSELNLWQSSRATWLDVSEDLLWLLSEGLFWMEMTSKAFHPGVDALTQLWKTAAQQGCPPEPSAIQETLNALTQPMWEAEGHKARKLTPLPLNFNGFAKGRIVDLACEKAFQSPRVESVLVNIGGDLRHLGHRGVQVDVAHPFAKADNLPPFCRLKLQGQGFATSGNTHRGFQVGEAWHSHLIHPTSGWPVSEVVGVSVLASDSATADVLATAFSVLPVAESLSLADQLPGVGCLLVREDQQAFSNALWKQHVLPDP from the coding sequence ATGGGCACACCTGCACAATCATTGTGGTTGAACCGGTTTCTGGACCGCTGGTCGTGGACCTCACGCCAGAGAACCCACCATCTGGAACAGCATTATGAAGGGGTTTTGGGCACCGACCTGCACCTGCACATTGTGGCCCCCTCTGCAAAGGATGCCCGGTTTGCAGAAACCCAGATGCTGCTGGAAATTGAGCGTCTGGAAAACATCTACAGCCGTTTTCTGGCAGACAGTGAACTGAACCTCTGGCAAAGTTCCAGAGCCACATGGCTTGATGTGTCAGAAGACCTCCTCTGGCTCCTCTCTGAGGGTCTGTTCTGGATGGAAATGACCTCAAAGGCTTTTCATCCGGGGGTGGATGCTTTGACCCAGCTTTGGAAAACCGCAGCACAACAGGGCTGTCCACCAGAGCCATCCGCCATTCAGGAGACCCTGAACGCACTCACCCAGCCCATGTGGGAGGCGGAGGGCCACAAAGCCCGCAAGCTTACCCCTTTGCCCCTGAACTTCAATGGGTTTGCCAAAGGGAGGATTGTGGATCTGGCCTGTGAAAAAGCCTTCCAGAGTCCCCGTGTGGAATCGGTGCTGGTGAACATCGGAGGGGACCTGAGGCACCTCGGGCACAGGGGGGTGCAGGTGGATGTGGCCCATCCTTTTGCAAAGGCCGACAACCTGCCGCCGTTTTGCCGCCTGAAGCTGCAAGGCCAGGGCTTTGCCACCAGTGGAAACACCCATCGGGGCTTTCAGGTGGGTGAAGCGTGGCATTCCCATCTGATTCACCCAACCTCTGGTTGGCCGGTTTCCGAAGTGGTGGGGGTGTCGGTGCTTGCATCAGACAGTGCCACTGCGGATGTGCTGGCCACCGCCTTCAGTGTGCTTCCCGTGGCCGAAAGCCTGTCTCTGGCAGACCAACTGCCCGGAGTGGGATGCCTGTTGGTTCGTGAAGACCAGCAAGCCTTCAGCAATGCCCTCTGGAAACAACATGTGCTTCCTGATCCGTGA